In the Treponema maltophilum ATCC 51939 genome, GCTTATCGAAGGCAAAATCTCTGATATTTACCAATTCGTAAGCGATAATTCCCTTTTGCACCGCCTTAGCCATAATCGAAGTTTCGAAAAAGCTTTGCACGATTTCGGGAAATAAGGTCAGCACATGAAATTTCATCGTTTTACCTAAAACGTTTTACTCTAAAATCCAGAGGTGCATAAGCTGAACGGCTGCGTTTTTAATATCAACCGTACCGATAAATTCCTTATTAAAAGGAATCAAAACCGTTTTGCCGCCTTTAGCGGACGGTTTTACTTTATCCGTACGGGCAATCGCAGCGTCCGCGCTTTCGGACAGCGCAACCTCCAAAAGGTTACCGCTCCCGCCTTCCACTACATCCGTAACGATTCCGACCCTTACCGGCTCTTTTTCCGCTTTTCCGATCCCGTCGCCGTTATACAGCAGAGCGCACCCTTTTAAGTCCTCCGCGTAAAACTCGCCTGAACCGAGCGGACAAGCCATGTTTCGGGGTACGACAATATGCCAAGAAGAAAACTCTTTTGCTTCTTCGGGGCAGTCGATACCCTTGAATTTTATAAAAAGGCAGGATGTTCCGATTTCGGCCGATTCGACCGCCGCCTTTACGGCTTTTTCACCCTTCCTCAAAGTTACATCGGTCAAGTTCAAAAAATGTTCAAACTCACCGGATGTACTTTCCACTTTAACCTTACCGGAAAGCCCGTGGGGCCCTCTGATAATTCCGATAACAAAATCCGTCCTCATCGGTCCAGAATGTCAAGACTGTACCGTTTGCCGGATCTGCCGCCCGATGCGCTTAAAACGGTCCGCAAAGCTTTTGCAATGCGCCCGTATTTGCCGATCACTTTACCTATATCGCTTTCGGCTACTTGCAATTGAATAACCGGACCGCGTTCGCCTTCCGTTTCCTGCACGGAAACCGCAGCGGGATCGTCGACCAGGGATTTTGCAATATATTCAATCAGGTCTTTTTCCAATTCCCGAACCTCCGGCACTTATTTCGTAAAGTTTTTTTTGTTCAAAATTTTGCGGACAGTATCGGAAGGCTGAGCGCCTACACCGAGCCAGTAGCGCACTCTGTCGGCATCGAACACAATCTGCTTGTCTTCGACTTCGATAGGATGATACAAGCCGATTTCTTCGATGGTCGTTCCGTCGCGCGGTTTGCGCGAATCCTGTACGACAATGCGGAAAAAGGGTCGCTTTTTCGTTCCGAACTTTTTAAGTCTGATCCGTACCATAAAACCTCCTGTCAATGAAATAAAAGCACGAACTTTATTTTTATCATAAAAGAGCGCCTTGGTCAAGACGGAAAATTACACACGAAAAAGTTATAACTTGACTTTTTTTAGGGGGGGGATATAATAGAAAGAACTTTATATTCGGCAAATCTCCGCGAGGAGACCTTTCGGAACCGGCCGAATATTAAGATGTCTAAAAATAAATGAGGAGTTTTACTATGAAAAAGATTGCGGCACTGGTGCTTGTTGTGTGCATGACGTGCGCAAGCGTTTTTGCGCTGGATTTCGGTGCGGGAGGTATGTTTGATTTTACCCATGAACATGCGTATGCCAAGGCAACATTGGGTCCCGTGACAACGACATCCTCAGGCGATATATCGCTGATAGGATTTAAAGGCTTTTTTGACGCCCAATATGCGGTGGCGAGTTTCGGAATCAATACGAATATTACCAAGCAAAAAATAACATCAGGCTCTACCAGCACCCTTACGGACCTTACCATACGCTACTTCAATATCGGACTTTTGGCAAAATATCCGATTGAGCTGGGAAGCATTCAGATATTCCCTCTTGTCGGTGTGGACTGGGATATCATTATCTCTTATCAAAAGAATAATACAAACTACAAAATCGACAGCGCCGCAAGAGAAGAATTCAATGCGCTTTGGCTCGACCTCGGCGTCGGCGCGGATATTCCCCTCGGCTCGGGCGCCCTGTATTTACGGCCGCAGGGAATCTTCGGCATTCAACTGAATACTCCCGCATCCGTAAAACAGCAAAAAAAGCAAGCGGAAGCTCTCGGAGGAAAACTGTCTGCGGGCACTTTAAAATTTAATATCGGTCTGGGTTTGATACGTAAATTTTAAATAAGCACGGCAGTCTTATTCCCGTTTTGCTTGGAGTTCCGAGGCAAAACGGGGAAAAACTTTGTATCCGCCTTTTTTTCCCCCCCCCGCTTGACAATCGGCGCGGCTGAAGTATACTTTAAAGAGTGAAACCGAAAAAAATTTCGCCGGTTACGGCGGCGCAGTCGTTCTTTTTTGCCTTTACTTTATATTTTCAAAATAATTTATACTTGTACGCTTTGTCGTGCGCGTTCGGTTTTTTGTTTTCGCTTATTCCCATAGTCATTATGATTGCGGCGGTTCTTATACGCTTTTTGCACACCTCTCCCGAACTTTTATACGGATTTTTGGAAAGCGCGAAAAAATGGATCGATACCGCAAATCTGCATGCGATGGCAAACTACCTCTTGGCGCAGCGGCGCCCGACGTTGTTTGAAATCATTATCGGTATTACGATTTTTTTCTTTGCACGCCGTTTTTTTTATACGGTTATGCAATCCGTGCGCAGAATTTTTCACGGGCCCATAGACCCGCGGCCGCTTTTGGCACAGCTTATCGCCGTTGCGGGCGAAGTGCTTTTGGTTGTAATCGCAGCTGCGGTCGTTTTTGTAATAAGTGCGGCAAAACCGTTTTTTTATACGATCAGGCGCAGTACCGAAAACTTTGCATTTTTTTTACCGTTTATCGGAAGCGGTTTTGCAAAAATACTGCCGCTTTTATTCAACACCGTTCCCTACCTATTGATTTGGATTTTTGCCGCGCTCACCTTCCGCTTCGCATCGGGCACGAAACCCGAATTCAAAACATGCGCCTTTTCGGCTTTGCTGTGCGCCCTTATTTTTGCGCTCGTCGGTTATGTATTCACCCTTTTTACCGATACGGTGAAATACAACCTGATTTACGGTTTTTTGGGCACTCTGATGGTTATGCTGCTTAAGGTATCGGTATTTTTTTCGCTGTTTTTGTTTTTCGCCCAATACGTGTACGTGTCGCAGTTTTTCGATTCTCTATTGCTTGCCGAACTCTACCTTTTGCCCGATCGCGGCGAAACCGATATTTTTTTGGGCATACGGCGCATGCTGTTCATTCGGCCCGACCGGTTTTTAAAAGCGGCGGCGCAAGGCGAATCGTGCGAGCATAACGGCGACCGTCCCGTGTTGGAAAAGAAAAAAGCCGGGAGTCTCATTTTTTCAAAGGGCGATACGGATACGAACGTCTATTATTTGGCACAAGGTTCGGTCGAACTGCTGCGCGAAAACAATATTGCCTATCTTGACCGCGGAAGTTTTTTCGGCGAATTGAACGTTTTGCTTAATGAACCGCGCAATGCGACCGCGCGCGCGGCCACGGACATTCAGCTTATTAAAATAAGCGAACGGCGCTTCACCGAACTTTTAAACAGCAGCCCCGAAGCCGTGCGCAAAACCTTATCGCTGATTTCTTCGTATTTTGCGCGAAACATCAATTTGACCGAAAACGTGGGTCTGTAACGACAATTCAGCATAAAGAAAAATCAACAAAAATTGATGAGTACAGCAAGACCTCTGCCCGCATGCGGTCAAGGTCTTACCGATACACAACTTTTATTTCATATCATACAGAACTATACCGTAATAATTTCTGCTGGCAAGCAAAATTTCACAGAAATTTTGCGCAGTCCGATACCTATTACGGTCAGCCGCGTTAAACGGCAGGACGCTGCCGGGAGGCGGCTTTTTATACAATTACATATTTTTATACCTTATATTTTTCGGTACGGTTACGTTCAAATATTGTCAGTGCTCTGTTTTTATGCTATAATTATGCGCAGCGTGTTTTTACGGAGAGGGGTATGAGCAAATACATTTTTATTACCGGCGGCGTCGTTTCGGGCTTGGGAAAAGGAATTTCGGCGGCTTCTATCGGATTGATTTTAAAAAGCAGAGGCTTAAAAGTCGTAAATCAAAAATTCGATCCGTATTTGAATATCGATCCGGGAACTTTGAATCCGTATGAACACGGCGAAGTCTTCGTTACCGATGACGGAGCCGAAACCGATTTGGACTTGGGTCATTACGAGCGCTTTACCGACGTCAGCCTTTCCAAAAACAGCAGCACGAGCGCCGGCAAGGTGTACCTTTCCGTATTGAATACCGAACGCGAAGGCGGCTACCACGGAAAAACCGTTCAGGTTATTCCGAACGTTACCGACGAAATACGGCGGCGCATGATGCTTGCCGCAAAAGAAACCGAAGCCGACGTTATCATTACCGAAGTCGGCGGCACCGTCGGCGATATTGAATCGTTGCCCTTTATAGAAGCGATCCGCCAAATAAAATACGAAGTCGGATTCGAAAATTGCGCCTACGTTCATTTAACCCTTATGCCGTATATGAAAAAGGCACAGGAACTTAAAACAAAGCCGACCCAGCACAGCGTAAAAGATTTGCAGGGTTTGGGGATTCAGCCGGACGTTATCATTCTCAGAAGCGAAATGCCCATCGATTTTGCAACAAAAGAAAAACTCGCGCTGTTTTGCAATGTTCCGACCGAAGCCATTATTCAAAACCTGAACGTAAAATCGATTTACGAAGTGCCGCTCAAGCTCGAAGAAGAAGGCTTGGGCAATGCGATTTGCAAAGCGCTTCATATAGAAAGCGGCGAAAGCCGCCTTACCGAATGGAAAAAAACGGTTGAACGGCTGCACAACCCCGCGACTACGGTGCGCATCGCGCTCGTAGGAAAATACGTGGAACTTCACGACGCGTACTTATCGGTTGCCGAAGCCTTAACTCACGCGGGAATCCATCACAACGCGGCGGTCGAAATCGAATGGGTAAATTCGGAAGATCTTACCGATACGGCAAGCCTGCGTAAAAAACTCGGAAGTTGTCACGGAATTATTTTGCCCGGGGGATTCGGAACGCGTGGAATCGACGGCATGATCGCAACCGTCCGCTACGCGCGCGAACACAAGATTCCGTTTTTCGGCATTTGTTTGGGCATGCAAATGTGCGTTATAGAATATGCGCGCAACGTTATGAAAATGGCAGGCGCGAATTCGACCGAAATGGACGAAAAAACGCCCTACCCGATTATATCGCTTATGCCGGATAAAGCCGGTTGCCCGATCGGCGGTACGCTCCGCCTCGGAAAATACGAATGCGCGCTCACAAGCGGCACACTTGCGCATAAAGCCTACGGCGAAAAAACGATTTGGGAGCGCCACCGCCACCGCTACGAATTCAACAACGAATTCCGTACCCTGTTCGATAAGGGCGATTTAAAATTAAGCGGCGTAAACCCCGAACGCAATTTGGTCGAAATAGTCGAATTCGACAAGGCCGTGCACCCGTGGATGCTCGCAGTGCAGTTCCATCCCGAATTTAAATCGCGGCCGAACAGACCGCACCCGCTTTTCAGGGATTTTATCGGCGCAAGTCTTGCGAACGCCGGTACTCAGGAGTAAACGCATGCGGGAAAACATCGCCGTTCTCGATTTCGGCAGTCAATATGCGCACCTTATCGCAAAAAGGCTGCGCCTTATGGGATATTATTCGGAGATACGCTCCCCCTCTTCCGGCACGGACGTTTTCAAACACACAAAGGGAATTATCCTGTCGGGCGGACCGTCGTCCGTGTACGAAAAAAATATTCCCGAATTCAATGAAGCAATTTTCGGCTTGGACATTCCCGTTTTGGGGCTTTGCTACGGACACCAGCTTATGTGCCGGCACTACGGCGGAACCGTCGAAAAGGCGCGTACGGCCGAATTCGGCATTGCCTCCCTTGAGCAAAAAAAAGGCGCCGACTGTCCGCTTTTTAAAGGACTGTCGTTCCCGACCCGCGTGTGGATGAGCCATCAGGATGAAGTTACGCTGCTTCCCGACGGCTTTGAATGTACGGCGTTTACAAAGGACTGCGCATACGCGGCCGTGCAGGACGGAAAACGAAAGCGATTCGGCTTGCAGTTTCATACGGAAGTAAAAGATACGGCCGAAGGAAATGCGGTTTTGCAAAATTTCGCGCAATTGTGCGGCATGGACAAAAACTGGAACCAAGACGCCGTGCTTGAAGGAATTTTGGACGACATACGCGAAAGAGCGAAGGATCGCAGCGTTTTGTTGTTTTTATCCGGCGGCGTGGATTCCACCGTCGCGTTCGCGCTTTTAAATAAAGCGTTGGGGCAGGATCGCGTAAAGGGTCTGCACATAGACAACGGGTTTATGCGCAAAAACGAAAGCGCTTCAGTTGCCGAGCGCTACCGCGGTTTCGGCTTTACCAATTTTATCGCCGAAGACGCGTCAAAAACCTTTTTAAAAGCCGTTGCGGGCGAAACCGACCCGCAAAAAAAACGCCGGGCGGTCGGCGAAACCTTTATACACGTGCGCGACGAAGTCGTTAAAAAACTCGGCTTAAACGAAGACGAATGGCTTTTGGCTCAAGGCACCCTCTACCCCGATATAATCGAATCGGGCGGAACCGAAAATTCGCATACGATAAAAACCCACCACAACAGGGTCGCCGGCATTCAATCGCTTATCGACAAAGGCTTGATTATCGAGCCTTTAAAAGATTTATACAAAGACGAAGTGCGTCTGCTCGGCAAAAAACTGGGCTTAAGCGACGAATTGATTATGCGCCACCCCTTCCCCGGCCCCGGCCTTTCGATAAACGTATTGGGAAGCAGCGGTAAAACCGACGAAAAAGAATTTAAAGCGGCTTTGCACGAAATCGAAAAGATTTTGCCTAACGTACAAAAAATCTGCGGCGCCGTGCAAAAAATCGGCGTGCTTCCGGTAAAGTCGGTCGGCGTGCAGGGCGACTTCAGAACCTACCGCTTTCCCGCGGTACTGTACGCAAACGACGCTGCCTCATACGGCGACAAAAAGGCGTGCATTCGCACGCTCGAAAAACTCTTCGGCGCACAATCGGCCGCTTCTTCGCGGGCGCATGAAGAAGCCGCATGGGACGCACTTGAAAAATCGTCCGCCGCAATTACAAACGCCTGCGCTTCGGTAAACCGGACGGTGCTTGCCCTGTACGAAAAAGCCGGCTGCAGCCTGCACGAAGCATACTGCACAAAAGAACGCCTCGACCAAATACGCGAAGCCGATGCGGTTATGCTCGACGAATTGCGGAAAGCCGGCCGTTACGGCAGCATCTTTCAGCATTTGACAATCAATCTGCCCTATGCGGCACAAAGCGGACATTGCGCCCTCGTACTGCGCCCCGTCGTATCGGAAGACGTTATGACCGCGCGCTTTGCGCATATGGAAAGCGCAATACTGCTTGCCGCCGTCGAGCGCATATTGAATTTCGACTTTGTCGATGCGCTCTACTACGACATAACCAACAAACCGCCGGCAACCTTCGGCTGGGAATAAAAAATTCAAAAAATAAAGGACTGCGATTATGAAAGAAATTATCGAATATGACGACTTTGCAAAGCTTGATATGAGGGCGGGAACGATTGTGTCCTGCGAAAAGGTTGAAAACGCCGAAAAGCTGTACAAAATAATGGTGGATGTCGGCGAAGAAAACCCGCGACAAATCGTGTCGAGCCTGGTCGATTATTACACGGCCGAAGAACTGGTCGGCAAGCGCATTATCGTTTTGGTCAATTTAAAGCCGCGGAAAATGCGCGGCATCGAATCGCAGGGCATGCTTTTGTGCAGCGAAAGCGAAGACGGTGCAACCTGCGTTCTTTTAAAGCCGGAAAAAGACGTCGAACCGGGAACGCCGGTTACATAAACGGTTTAATAGGCCGGAATCGCTTGGGAAGTTTGAACAAGTTCGGATTCCGGTATATTTAAACTTTCAATTTTTTGCAATTCATCGGCCTGTTTTTTTATTTCTTCTTCTACATCGTAGGCATTTTGCAAACCGAGCCAAAATCGGGTACTTGTTCCGAAAAAAGCGGCAAACCGCAATGCCGTATCTGCCGATATTCTTCTTTTTCCGTGTATAATATCCGATATTCTTGTTTGAGGGATACGTACCGCCTTTGCCAGCCGATAGGCGGAAATATTCATCGGCTTCAAAAATTCTTCCGACAATATTTCCCCGGGGTGAATATTCGGTAATTTATCATCAGTGATAATCGACAATTTCGAGTTCATAGGCATCTCCCTGCAACCATTTAAAAATCAGCCGCCATTGATCATTTATTCTTATGCTGTAATAATCTTTTAACTTTCCTTTAAGCGCTTCCAAGCGATTTTCCGGAGGTATTTTTAAATCGTTTAATTGATGTGCATTGTCAATCATGCGAAGTTTCCGGCGGCAAACATTTTGCATATCGATAGGAAACTTTAAAGAGCGCATACCGTGATAGATATTATAAGCACACTCATCCTTAAACGATTTGATCACGTATTAATAATACTGCAAGGCAGGAGTATTGTCAAATTTATTTTTTTCAGTTCATTGAAATATGGGGCGATAAATACTGTATAAGCGGTAAAATCCGATCCGAAAGAGCGGACGGGTGCTTGACTAAGGCAAGTTTTTTTTGATATAGTAAACAACGTATCGGGTGGGATAATCCGTATCCGTTACAATTATGGTGCCTGTAGTTCAGGGGTAGAGCGCCAGATTGTGGATCTGGTTGTCGAGGGTTCAAATCCCTTCAGGCACCCGAAAAATCCGTTTAATGCGTTCGTAGCTCAGCCGGATAGAGCAACGGACTTCGAATCCGTAGGTCGCACGTTCGAATCGTGTCGGACGCAGCGAAAAACCGCCGTATCGAAGAAAGACGGATATGCAAGGGCCATTAGCTCAGCTGGTAGAGCAACAGACTCTTAATCTGTGGGTCGCTGGTTCGAAGCCGGCATGGCTCAAAAGGGATTTTCAAATATTATTTTGAAAATCCCTTTTTTATTTTGGAAATTTATTTTGAACAATTTCACGTTTTGCAAGCGGACGGAAAGATGCGGTTATCCGGAAAATCGGGAAATAAAAAA is a window encoding:
- the rimM gene encoding ribosome maturation factor RimM (Essential for efficient processing of 16S rRNA), giving the protein MRTDFVIGIIRGPHGLSGKVKVESTSGEFEHFLNLTDVTLRKGEKAVKAAVESAEIGTSCLFIKFKGIDCPEEAKEFSSWHIVVPRNMACPLGSGEFYAEDLKGCALLYNGDGIGKAEKEPVRVGIVTDVVEGGSGNLLEVALSESADAAIARTDKVKPSAKGGKTVLIPFNKEFIGTVDIKNAAVQLMHLWILE
- a CDS encoding KH domain-containing protein gives rise to the protein MEKDLIEYIAKSLVDDPAAVSVQETEGERGPVIQLQVAESDIGKVIGKYGRIAKALRTVLSASGGRSGKRYSLDILDR
- the rpsP gene encoding 30S ribosomal protein S16; amino-acid sequence: MVRIRLKKFGTKKRPFFRIVVQDSRKPRDGTTIEEIGLYHPIEVEDKQIVFDADRVRYWLGVGAQPSDTVRKILNKKNFTK
- a CDS encoding TDE1717 family outer membrane beta-barrel protein, with the translated sequence MKKIAALVLVVCMTCASVFALDFGAGGMFDFTHEHAYAKATLGPVTTTSSGDISLIGFKGFFDAQYAVASFGINTNITKQKITSGSTSTLTDLTIRYFNIGLLAKYPIELGSIQIFPLVGVDWDIIISYQKNNTNYKIDSAAREEFNALWLDLGVGADIPLGSGALYLRPQGIFGIQLNTPASVKQQKKQAEALGGKLSAGTLKFNIGLGLIRKF
- a CDS encoding YhjD/YihY/BrkB family envelope integrity protein, which encodes MKPKKISPVTAAQSFFFAFTLYFQNNLYLYALSCAFGFLFSLIPIVIMIAAVLIRFLHTSPELLYGFLESAKKWIDTANLHAMANYLLAQRRPTLFEIIIGITIFFFARRFFYTVMQSVRRIFHGPIDPRPLLAQLIAVAGEVLLVVIAAAVVFVISAAKPFFYTIRRSTENFAFFLPFIGSGFAKILPLLFNTVPYLLIWIFAALTFRFASGTKPEFKTCAFSALLCALIFALVGYVFTLFTDTVKYNLIYGFLGTLMVMLLKVSVFFSLFLFFAQYVYVSQFFDSLLLAELYLLPDRGETDIFLGIRRMLFIRPDRFLKAAAQGESCEHNGDRPVLEKKKAGSLIFSKGDTDTNVYYLAQGSVELLRENNIAYLDRGSFFGELNVLLNEPRNATARAATDIQLIKISERRFTELLNSSPEAVRKTLSLISSYFARNINLTENVGL
- a CDS encoding CTP synthase produces the protein MSKYIFITGGVVSGLGKGISAASIGLILKSRGLKVVNQKFDPYLNIDPGTLNPYEHGEVFVTDDGAETDLDLGHYERFTDVSLSKNSSTSAGKVYLSVLNTEREGGYHGKTVQVIPNVTDEIRRRMMLAAKETEADVIITEVGGTVGDIESLPFIEAIRQIKYEVGFENCAYVHLTLMPYMKKAQELKTKPTQHSVKDLQGLGIQPDVIILRSEMPIDFATKEKLALFCNVPTEAIIQNLNVKSIYEVPLKLEEEGLGNAICKALHIESGESRLTEWKKTVERLHNPATTVRIALVGKYVELHDAYLSVAEALTHAGIHHNAAVEIEWVNSEDLTDTASLRKKLGSCHGIILPGGFGTRGIDGMIATVRYAREHKIPFFGICLGMQMCVIEYARNVMKMAGANSTEMDEKTPYPIISLMPDKAGCPIGGTLRLGKYECALTSGTLAHKAYGEKTIWERHRHRYEFNNEFRTLFDKGDLKLSGVNPERNLVEIVEFDKAVHPWMLAVQFHPEFKSRPNRPHPLFRDFIGASLANAGTQE
- the guaA gene encoding glutamine-hydrolyzing GMP synthase; its protein translation is MRENIAVLDFGSQYAHLIAKRLRLMGYYSEIRSPSSGTDVFKHTKGIILSGGPSSVYEKNIPEFNEAIFGLDIPVLGLCYGHQLMCRHYGGTVEKARTAEFGIASLEQKKGADCPLFKGLSFPTRVWMSHQDEVTLLPDGFECTAFTKDCAYAAVQDGKRKRFGLQFHTEVKDTAEGNAVLQNFAQLCGMDKNWNQDAVLEGILDDIRERAKDRSVLLFLSGGVDSTVAFALLNKALGQDRVKGLHIDNGFMRKNESASVAERYRGFGFTNFIAEDASKTFLKAVAGETDPQKKRRAVGETFIHVRDEVVKKLGLNEDEWLLAQGTLYPDIIESGGTENSHTIKTHHNRVAGIQSLIDKGLIIEPLKDLYKDEVRLLGKKLGLSDELIMRHPFPGPGLSINVLGSSGKTDEKEFKAALHEIEKILPNVQKICGAVQKIGVLPVKSVGVQGDFRTYRFPAVLYANDAASYGDKKACIRTLEKLFGAQSAASSRAHEEAAWDALEKSSAAITNACASVNRTVLALYEKAGCSLHEAYCTKERLDQIREADAVMLDELRKAGRYGSIFQHLTINLPYAAQSGHCALVLRPVVSEDVMTARFAHMESAILLAAVERILNFDFVDALYYDITNKPPATFGWE
- the metG gene encoding methionine--tRNA ligase subunit beta; the encoded protein is MKEIIEYDDFAKLDMRAGTIVSCEKVENAEKLYKIMVDVGEENPRQIVSSLVDYYTAEELVGKRIIVLVNLKPRKMRGIESQGMLLCSESEDGATCVLLKPEKDVEPGTPVT
- a CDS encoding HigA family addiction module antitoxin; this translates as MNSKLSIITDDKLPNIHPGEILSEEFLKPMNISAYRLAKAVRIPQTRISDIIHGKRRISADTALRFAAFFGTSTRFWLGLQNAYDVEEEIKKQADELQKIESLNIPESELVQTSQAIPAY
- a CDS encoding type II toxin-antitoxin system RelE/ParE family toxin; protein product: MIKSFKDECAYNIYHGMRSLKFPIDMQNVCRRKLRMIDNAHQLNDLKIPPENRLEALKGKLKDYYSIRINDQWRLIFKWLQGDAYELEIVDYH